One genomic region from Antedon mediterranea chromosome 3, ecAntMedi1.1, whole genome shotgun sequence encodes:
- the LOC140045402 gene encoding FACT complex subunit SSRP1-like isoform X2: MTEVLEFKDVAQEVKGAMNDGRLKLSRQGVVFKNNKTGKIEQVQATDLEVASWIQVARGHELKLFQKNGTVFKFDGFKDTDFENLSAFIKRNYEISLEEKELSVKGWNWGEPNFNGSEMSFEVNNKSCFSIPLGNVAHATKSKNEVVLEFHQNDDSEVSLMEMRFFIPPTDTEQDRVQQFHDNVIAKADVIQATGDAIVKLEQIACLTPRGRYDIKLYPTFMQFHGKTFDYKIPYTTVLRLFLLPHKDQRQVFFVISVDPPIVQGQTRYHFLILSLNKEEDLTLNLNMTEEEIQEKYDGRLQQEMTGPYHEIVSRLMKALVGTKITVPGSFKGPSGSQVIPCAYKSNSGYLYPLERGFIYVHKPPIHVRFDEVTCVNFARGTGSSRYFDFEIETRNGNIYVFSNIDKDEYGPLFDFVKNKKLRMKNRNMKEDTVNYDEIFGSEDEDEHDAYLVQVKAEGREKDEDYVMGVEDDDDDEDDDDFNPLESASSCAEEYDSNVSTSNSSDSEDEGGDSQNDPEVKEEDEEVEEGEIKTERRAKKRKKEKKESKPKKVRKVSSKPRKPRTKKVKDKNKPKRPQSAYMLWLGEHREQIKSEYPGISITDVSKKAGVMWGKLDDKSKWNKMYLGEKEKYEEAMEIYKKELAEKGSASSDDEEDNKPLKKKTKSKPKESKANTSTSMAGSGSNYKSAEFVESSTDDEENDEDDDEKEPPSRSS, from the exons AGGAGTGGTTTTCAAGAATAACAAGACTGGAAAAATAGAACAGGTTCAAGCCACGGACTTAGAGGTTGCTTCTTGGATCCAGGTCGCTAGAGGTCATGAACTCAAGTTGTTCCAAAAGAATGGAACAGTGTTCAAATTTGATGGATTCAAAGACACA GATTTTGAAAATCTATCGGCATTTATCAAAAGAAATTATGAAATCTCGTTAGAGGAGAAAGAACTGTCTGTTAAAGGTTGGAATTGGGGAGAACCAAATTTCAATG GCTCAGAAATGTCATTTGAAGTGAACAACAAGTCATGCTTTTCAATCCCACTTGGTAATGTTGCCCATGCAACCAAAAGCAAGAACGAAGTTGTGTTAGAGTTCCATCAGAACGACGATTCAGAAGTCTCTTTGATGGAGATGAGGTTCTTCATTCCGCCTACAGACACTGAACAGGACAGAGTTCAG CAATTTCATGACAATGTTATTGCCAAGGCTGATGTTATACAAGCTACAGGGGATGCTATTGTTAAACTTGAACAAATTGCCTGTCTTACACCAAG gggtcGATACGACATTAAATTGTACCCAACTTTCATGCAGTTTCATGGAAAGACCTTTGATTACAAGATCCCATACACAACTGTTCTTCGTCTCTTTCTTTTACCTCATAAAGATCAACGCCAAGTGTTTTTTGTT ATAAGTGTTGATCCACCTATTGTACAAGGCCAAACTCGTTACCATTTCTTAATACTCTCACTCAACAAAGAAGAAGACTTAACACTCAACCTCAATATGACAGA AGAGGAAATCCAAGAGAAGTATGATGGCAGGCTGCAACAAGAGATGACAGGACCATATCATGAGATTGTGTCTAGGTTAATGAAGGCTCTTGTAGGCACCAAAATCACAGTACCTGGATCATTTAAAGG ACCTTCTGGTTCCCAGGTCATCCCCTGTGCTTACAAGTCCAACAGCGGCTACCTATATCCTCTGGAACGCGGCTTTATTTACGTCCACAAGCCTCCCATCCACGTTCGCTTTGACGAGGTCACGTGTGTGAACTTTGCCCGTGGAACTGGTAGCTCTCGTTACTTTgattttgaaattgaaacacGGAATGGGAACATATATGTATTTAGCAACATAGATAA ggaTGAGTATGGACCACTTTTTGATTTTGTGAAGAACAAGAAATTAAGAATGAAGAATAGAAATATGAAAGAA GACACTGTCAACTATGATGAAATATTCGGAAGTGAAGATGAGGATGAACATGATGCTTACCTGGTGCAAGTGAAAGCAGAAGGAAGAGAAAAAGATGAAGATTACGTGATGGGTgtagaagatgatgatgacgatgaagaCG atGATGACTTTAATCCATTGGAGAGTGCCAGTTCATGTGCTGAAGA ATATGACAGTAATGTAAGCACGTCAAATTCAAGTGACTCTGAAGATGAAGGGGGCGACAGTCAAAACGACCCAGAAGTTAAAGAAGAGGATGAAGAAGTTGAGGAAGGTGAAATAAAAACGGAAAGGAGAGCAAAAAAACGAAAGAAGGAGAAGAAGGAATCAAAACCAAAAAAAGTCAGAAAAGTT TCTTCAAAACCAAGAAAACCCAGAACAAAGAAAgtaaaagacaaaaacaaaccGAAAAGGCCGCAATCTGCGTACATGTTATGGTTGGGTGAACATCGTGaacaaataaaatctgaatATCCAGGCATATCTATAACGGATGTATCGAAAAAGGCTGGGGTGATGTGGGGTAAGCTAGATGATAAATCAAAATGGAACAAAATGTATTTGGGTGAAAAAGAGAAATATGAAGAGGCGATGGAAATTTACAAGAAGGAGTTAGCAGAGAAAGGATCTGCTAGTAGTGATGATGAAGAGGATAATAAACCATTAAAGAAAAA GACAAAAAGTAAACCAAAAGAAAGTAAAGCCAATACCTCAACATCTATGGCAGGGTCAGGTAGCAACTACAAAAGTGCTGAGTTTGTTGAATCATCTACTGATGATGAAGaaaatgatgaagatgatgatgaaaaagag CCTCCTTCAAGATCATCATGA
- the LOC140045402 gene encoding FACT complex subunit SSRP1-like isoform X1, with product MTEVLEFKDVAQEVKGAMNDGRLKLSRQGVVFKNNKTGKIEQVQATDLEVASWIQVARGHELKLFQKNGTVFKFDGFKDTDFENLSAFIKRNYEISLEEKELSVKGWNWGEPNFNGSEMSFEVNNKSCFSIPLGNVAHATKSKNEVVLEFHQNDDSEVSLMEMRFFIPPTDTEQDRVQQFHDNVIAKADVIQATGDAIVKLEQIACLTPRGRYDIKLYPTFMQFHGKTFDYKIPYTTVLRLFLLPHKDQRQVFFVISVDPPIVQGQTRYHFLILSLNKEEDLTLNLNMTEEEIQEKYDGRLQQEMTGPYHEIVSRLMKALVGTKITVPGSFKGPSGSQVIPCAYKSNSGYLYPLERGFIYVHKPPIHVRFDEVTCVNFARGTGSSRYFDFEIETRNGNIYVFSNIDKDEYGPLFDFVKNKKLRMKNRNMKEDTVNYDEIFGSEDEDEHDAYLVQVKAEGREKDEDYVMGVEDDDDDEDDDDFNPLESASSCAEEYDSNVSTSNSSDSEDEGGDSQNDPEVKEEDEEVEEGEIKTERRAKKRKKEKKESKPKKVRKVSSKPRKPRTKKVKDKNKPKRPQSAYMLWLGEHREQIKSEYPGISITDVSKKAGVMWGKLDDKSKWNKMYLGEKEKYEEAMEIYKKELAEKGSASSDDEEDNKPLKKKTKSKPKESKANTSTSMAGSGSNYKSAEFVESSTDDEENDEDDDEKESKKSEDEESVKSESENEEKEEEEEEEKGEENDEEEEEEDMDDD from the exons AGGAGTGGTTTTCAAGAATAACAAGACTGGAAAAATAGAACAGGTTCAAGCCACGGACTTAGAGGTTGCTTCTTGGATCCAGGTCGCTAGAGGTCATGAACTCAAGTTGTTCCAAAAGAATGGAACAGTGTTCAAATTTGATGGATTCAAAGACACA GATTTTGAAAATCTATCGGCATTTATCAAAAGAAATTATGAAATCTCGTTAGAGGAGAAAGAACTGTCTGTTAAAGGTTGGAATTGGGGAGAACCAAATTTCAATG GCTCAGAAATGTCATTTGAAGTGAACAACAAGTCATGCTTTTCAATCCCACTTGGTAATGTTGCCCATGCAACCAAAAGCAAGAACGAAGTTGTGTTAGAGTTCCATCAGAACGACGATTCAGAAGTCTCTTTGATGGAGATGAGGTTCTTCATTCCGCCTACAGACACTGAACAGGACAGAGTTCAG CAATTTCATGACAATGTTATTGCCAAGGCTGATGTTATACAAGCTACAGGGGATGCTATTGTTAAACTTGAACAAATTGCCTGTCTTACACCAAG gggtcGATACGACATTAAATTGTACCCAACTTTCATGCAGTTTCATGGAAAGACCTTTGATTACAAGATCCCATACACAACTGTTCTTCGTCTCTTTCTTTTACCTCATAAAGATCAACGCCAAGTGTTTTTTGTT ATAAGTGTTGATCCACCTATTGTACAAGGCCAAACTCGTTACCATTTCTTAATACTCTCACTCAACAAAGAAGAAGACTTAACACTCAACCTCAATATGACAGA AGAGGAAATCCAAGAGAAGTATGATGGCAGGCTGCAACAAGAGATGACAGGACCATATCATGAGATTGTGTCTAGGTTAATGAAGGCTCTTGTAGGCACCAAAATCACAGTACCTGGATCATTTAAAGG ACCTTCTGGTTCCCAGGTCATCCCCTGTGCTTACAAGTCCAACAGCGGCTACCTATATCCTCTGGAACGCGGCTTTATTTACGTCCACAAGCCTCCCATCCACGTTCGCTTTGACGAGGTCACGTGTGTGAACTTTGCCCGTGGAACTGGTAGCTCTCGTTACTTTgattttgaaattgaaacacGGAATGGGAACATATATGTATTTAGCAACATAGATAA ggaTGAGTATGGACCACTTTTTGATTTTGTGAAGAACAAGAAATTAAGAATGAAGAATAGAAATATGAAAGAA GACACTGTCAACTATGATGAAATATTCGGAAGTGAAGATGAGGATGAACATGATGCTTACCTGGTGCAAGTGAAAGCAGAAGGAAGAGAAAAAGATGAAGATTACGTGATGGGTgtagaagatgatgatgacgatgaagaCG atGATGACTTTAATCCATTGGAGAGTGCCAGTTCATGTGCTGAAGA ATATGACAGTAATGTAAGCACGTCAAATTCAAGTGACTCTGAAGATGAAGGGGGCGACAGTCAAAACGACCCAGAAGTTAAAGAAGAGGATGAAGAAGTTGAGGAAGGTGAAATAAAAACGGAAAGGAGAGCAAAAAAACGAAAGAAGGAGAAGAAGGAATCAAAACCAAAAAAAGTCAGAAAAGTT TCTTCAAAACCAAGAAAACCCAGAACAAAGAAAgtaaaagacaaaaacaaaccGAAAAGGCCGCAATCTGCGTACATGTTATGGTTGGGTGAACATCGTGaacaaataaaatctgaatATCCAGGCATATCTATAACGGATGTATCGAAAAAGGCTGGGGTGATGTGGGGTAAGCTAGATGATAAATCAAAATGGAACAAAATGTATTTGGGTGAAAAAGAGAAATATGAAGAGGCGATGGAAATTTACAAGAAGGAGTTAGCAGAGAAAGGATCTGCTAGTAGTGATGATGAAGAGGATAATAAACCATTAAAGAAAAA GACAAAAAGTAAACCAAAAGAAAGTAAAGCCAATACCTCAACATCTATGGCAGGGTCAGGTAGCAACTACAAAAGTGCTGAGTTTGTTGAATCATCTACTGATGATGAAGaaaatgatgaagatgatgatgaaaaagag TCAAAGAAGTCCGAGGATGAAGAAAGTGTAAAATCAGAGTCTGAAAATGAGGAaaaagaagaagaggaagaagaagaaaagGGAGAAGAAAATGAtgaggaggaggaagaggaaGACATGGATGATGATTAA